The Pseudomonas orientalis genome contains a region encoding:
- a CDS encoding sensor histidine kinase gives MTPPLPRRPRWRSLALLALCLAPLLWPLEHLAERYYRSELAGQNRQTLDLYVANLLGTLHRYEVLPQILGDLPALRTALDAPQISTNLVNANLLLKDVAAQAGVEVMYLMDTTGKTLAASNWDKQDSFVGRNFSFRPYFSEAMAGRLGRFFGLGTTSAKRGYFFAAAVRDDEKIIGVLVVKVDLDHTESLWGNTPEQLLVTDHNGVVILTSRPQWRFRATRPLTAEERQAIIAIQPYPTRDPQPLNLSSSAWLRQSTAIAETGWNVEILAPQSLINRPVRTVVAVGGATLLVLMLLLGLMMQRRRHYLERIAFEAKARRELEMRVAERTSDLEGLNRRLKQEVLEREHAQQELVRAQDDLVQAGKLSALGTMSASISHELNQPLAAIRSYAENAEILLDHERTADARGNLKLISELTGRMASIIAHLRAFARRDRHAPESVALQPALDDALALLGKRRRSMEVELIRDLPEATLWVQAGETRLRQVLGNLLANALDALTEKGPPRKLWLSAQTTDQGVNLYIRDNGPGFCMEALGRASEPFYTTKTRTQGLGLGLAICETLMRAFGGELLFANHKEGGALLTLKLRAGSPGVSVQPSEDRSV, from the coding sequence ATGACCCCACCTCTTCCACGAAGACCCCGCTGGCGCAGCCTGGCCCTGTTGGCGTTGTGCCTGGCGCCGCTGCTATGGCCGCTGGAGCATCTGGCCGAGCGCTACTACCGCAGCGAGCTGGCCGGGCAGAACCGCCAGACCCTCGACCTGTACGTCGCCAACCTGCTGGGTACCCTGCATCGCTATGAAGTGCTGCCGCAGATCCTCGGTGACCTGCCGGCGTTGCGCACCGCGCTGGATGCACCGCAGATCAGCACCAACCTGGTCAACGCCAACCTGCTGCTCAAGGATGTCGCCGCCCAGGCCGGGGTGGAGGTGATGTACCTGATGGACACCACCGGCAAGACCCTCGCCGCGTCCAACTGGGATAAACAGGACAGCTTTGTCGGGCGCAACTTTTCCTTTCGCCCCTATTTCAGCGAAGCCATGGCCGGGCGCCTGGGGCGCTTTTTCGGGTTGGGCACCACCTCGGCCAAGCGCGGCTATTTCTTCGCAGCCGCCGTGCGCGATGACGAAAAAATCATTGGCGTGCTGGTGGTCAAGGTCGACCTGGACCACACCGAGAGCTTGTGGGGCAACACCCCGGAACAACTGCTGGTAACCGACCACAATGGCGTGGTGATCCTCACCTCGCGCCCGCAGTGGCGGTTCCGCGCCACGCGACCGCTGACCGCCGAAGAACGCCAGGCCATTATTGCCATACAGCCCTACCCGACCCGTGATCCGCAACCACTGAACCTCAGCAGCAGCGCCTGGCTGCGCCAATCCACCGCCATCGCCGAAACCGGCTGGAACGTGGAAATTCTTGCGCCCCAGTCCCTGATCAACCGCCCGGTGCGTACCGTGGTGGCCGTCGGCGGCGCGACGTTGCTGGTGCTGATGCTGCTGCTCGGCTTGATGATGCAGCGCCGTCGCCATTACCTGGAGCGCATCGCCTTCGAAGCCAAGGCCCGCCGCGAACTGGAAATGCGTGTGGCCGAGCGGACCAGCGATCTGGAGGGCCTGAACCGACGCCTGAAACAGGAAGTGCTGGAGCGCGAACACGCCCAGCAGGAACTGGTACGCGCCCAGGACGACCTGGTGCAGGCGGGTAAACTCTCGGCGCTGGGCACCATGTCGGCCAGCATCAGCCATGAGCTGAACCAGCCCCTGGCAGCGATTCGCAGCTACGCGGAAAACGCGGAAATCCTGCTCGACCATGAGCGCACCGCCGATGCGCGCGGCAACCTCAAGTTGATCAGCGAACTGACCGGGCGCATGGCGTCGATCATCGCGCACTTGCGCGCATTCGCTCGCCGCGACCGCCACGCGCCGGAAAGCGTGGCGCTGCAACCTGCGCTGGACGATGCGCTGGCCTTGCTGGGCAAACGGCGGCGCTCGATGGAAGTGGAACTGATCCGCGACTTACCCGAAGCGACCCTGTGGGTGCAGGCCGGTGAAACCCGTCTACGCCAGGTGCTGGGCAACCTGCTGGCCAATGCCCTCGACGCCCTCACCGAAAAAGGCCCGCCACGCAAACTGTGGCTGAGTGCCCAAACAACCGACCAGGGCGTCAACCTGTATATCCGCGACAACGGCCCGGGCTTTTGCATGGAAGCCCTGGGCCGCGCCAGCGAGCCGTTCTACACCACCAAGACACGCACCCAGGGCCTGGGCCTGGGCCTGGCCATCTGTGAAACCCTGATGCGTGCGTTCGGCGGCGAGCTGCTGTTCGCCAACCACAAGGAAGGCGGCGCGCTGTTAACCTTGAAATTGCGCGCCGGCTCGCCGGGCGTCAGTGTGCAACCGTCCGAGGACCGCAGTGTATGA
- the rfbD gene encoding dTDP-4-dehydrorhamnose reductase produces MKILITGQHGQVSQALQQRLQGLGELIVLGRDQLDLADAALIRQQVHAHRPDLIINAAAHTAVDQAESEPDAAFAINAIAPRILAEEAKALGVPLIHYSTDYVFDGGKPAPYTENDPPNPLGVYGQSKLAGEQAIAAVGGKYLILRTSWVYSSHGKNFLLTMQRLLQEKPQMRIVADQIGAPTWAGTIADSTRALIERWQAGDAGDWGVYHLTAQGETSWFGFAQAIGEALRVAGKPCAELEAIPSSAYPTPARRPLNSRLDCSRLQQQWHVSQPHWQDALHECLARQH; encoded by the coding sequence ATGAAGATATTGATCACCGGCCAGCACGGCCAAGTCTCCCAGGCGCTGCAACAGCGGCTCCAGGGCCTGGGCGAGCTCATCGTGCTGGGCCGCGACCAGCTTGATCTGGCCGACGCAGCGCTTATCCGCCAACAGGTGCACGCTCACCGCCCCGACCTGATCATCAACGCCGCCGCCCACACTGCGGTCGATCAGGCCGAAAGCGAGCCGGACGCGGCCTTCGCCATCAATGCCATCGCCCCGCGCATTCTCGCCGAAGAAGCCAAGGCCCTTGGCGTCCCGCTGATTCATTACTCCACCGACTACGTGTTCGACGGCGGCAAACCTGCTCCCTACACCGAAAATGACCCGCCCAACCCCCTGGGTGTGTACGGCCAGAGCAAACTGGCGGGTGAACAGGCGATTGCGGCCGTGGGCGGCAAGTACCTGATTCTGCGCACCAGCTGGGTGTATTCGAGCCACGGCAAGAACTTCCTGCTGACCATGCAGCGCCTGCTGCAGGAGAAACCGCAGATGCGTATTGTCGCCGACCAGATCGGCGCACCGACGTGGGCCGGGACCATCGCCGACAGTACGCGTGCACTGATCGAGCGCTGGCAAGCCGGTGACGCCGGGGATTGGGGCGTTTATCACCTGACGGCCCAAGGTGAAACGTCGTGGTTCGGCTTTGCCCAGGCCATTGGCGAAGCCCTGCGCGTGGCAGGCAAACCCTGCGCTGAGCTGGAAGCGATCCCGTCGAGCGCCTATCCAACACCTGCCAGGCGCCCACTGAACTCGCGCCTCGATTGCAGCCGCCTGCAGCAGCAGTGGCATGTCAGCCAGCCGCACTGGCAGGATGCATTGCACGAGTGTCTTGCCAGGCAGCACTAG
- the rfbC gene encoding dTDP-4-dehydrorhamnose 3,5-epimerase: MNVVETSLPGVLILEPKVFGDERGFFYESFNAKAFEAATGLKRNFVQDNHSRSQKGVLRGLHYQLEHTQGKLVRVTCGEVLDVAVDIRRSSPNFGQWVGVRLSAQNHRQLWVPEGFAHGFVVLSDHAEFLYKTTDYYQPSAERSILWNDPTLAINWELSEPPQLSAKDQVGKLLMEADLFP; encoded by the coding sequence GTGAATGTGGTTGAAACCTCGTTACCCGGCGTACTGATTCTCGAGCCAAAAGTGTTTGGTGATGAGCGCGGCTTCTTCTACGAAAGCTTCAACGCCAAGGCTTTTGAAGCCGCCACCGGGCTCAAGCGTAACTTCGTGCAAGACAACCACTCACGCTCGCAAAAAGGTGTGCTGAGGGGGCTGCACTACCAGCTCGAACACACTCAGGGCAAACTGGTACGTGTCACGTGCGGAGAAGTGCTGGATGTTGCCGTCGACATCCGTCGCAGCTCACCAAACTTCGGCCAATGGGTGGGCGTACGATTATCCGCGCAGAATCATCGCCAACTGTGGGTGCCCGAAGGTTTCGCCCACGGGTTTGTAGTGCTGAGCGACCACGCCGAGTTTCTGTACAAAACTACCGACTACTACCAACCGAGCGCCGAACGCAGCATTCTTTGGAATGACCCGACACTGGCAATCAACTGGGAGCTGTCCGAACCGCCGCAACTGTCCGCCAAGGACCAAGTCGGTAAACTGTTGATGGAAGCCGACTTATTCCCATGA
- the rfbA gene encoding glucose-1-phosphate thymidylyltransferase RfbA, translated as MMKGIVLAGGSGTRLHPITLGVSKQLLPVYDKPMIYYPISVLMLAGIKDILVISTPVDLPQYRNLLGDGSQFGVRFSYAEQPSPDGLAQAFIIGEQFIGDDPVCLILGDNIFHGQHFGDQLRNAAQRPSGATVFGYWVKDPERFGVIDFDKEGRALSIEEKPAKPKSSYAVTGLYFYDNDVIKIAKAVQPSPRGELEITDVNNAYLKRGDLHVERFGRGFAWLDTGTHDSLLEASTYVQTIEHRQGLKVACLEEIAYENGWIDRDYLLERAKYFGKTGYGQYLYSLAGETK; from the coding sequence ATGATGAAGGGAATTGTATTGGCCGGCGGTTCCGGCACCCGTTTGCACCCCATTACCCTGGGCGTGTCCAAACAACTGTTGCCGGTGTATGACAAGCCGATGATCTACTACCCGATCTCGGTGCTGATGCTGGCGGGGATCAAGGACATCCTGGTGATCTCAACGCCAGTGGACCTGCCGCAATACCGCAACCTTCTGGGTGACGGCAGCCAGTTCGGCGTGCGTTTCAGCTATGCGGAACAGCCATCGCCCGATGGTTTGGCCCAAGCGTTCATCATTGGCGAGCAGTTCATCGGTGATGATCCGGTGTGCCTGATCCTGGGCGACAACATCTTCCACGGTCAGCACTTCGGTGATCAATTGCGCAACGCCGCGCAACGCCCATCCGGCGCCACGGTGTTCGGCTACTGGGTCAAGGACCCGGAGCGTTTCGGCGTGATTGATTTCGACAAAGAGGGCCGTGCCCTGTCGATCGAAGAAAAACCGGCGAAGCCTAAATCCAGCTATGCGGTGACCGGCCTGTATTTCTACGACAACGACGTGATCAAGATCGCCAAGGCCGTCCAGCCTTCGCCACGCGGCGAGCTGGAAATCACCGACGTCAACAACGCCTACCTCAAGCGCGGCGACCTGCACGTTGAACGTTTCGGTCGCGGCTTCGCCTGGCTCGACACCGGCACCCATGACAGCCTGCTGGAAGCGTCCACCTACGTGCAGACCATCGAGCACCGCCAGGGCCTGAAAGTCGCCTGCCTGGAAGAAATCGCTTACGAAAACGGCTGGATTGATCGTGACTATTTGCTGGAACGCGCCAAATATTTCGGCAAAACCGGCTATGGTCAATACCTTTATTCGCTCGCCGGAGAAACCAAGTGA
- the rfbB gene encoding dTDP-glucose 4,6-dehydratase, whose protein sequence is MRILITGGAGFIGSALIRHLIQHTEHEVLNLDKLTYAGNLESLASIASNSRYEFVQADIIDQATVSAVLARFEPDAIMHLAAESHVDRSIDGPSDFIQTNIVGTYSLLEATRAYWQKLAEPAKSAFRFHHISTDEVYGDLHGVDDLFTETTPYAPSSPYSASKAASDHLVRAWQRTYGLPVLLTNCSNNYGPFHFPEKLIPLVILNALAGKPLPVYGDGLQVRDWLFVEDHARALLKVVTTGVVGETYNIGGHNEQKNIDVVRGICALLEELAPQRPAGVEKFTDLITFVKDRPGHDQRYAIDASKIERELGWVPEETFETGLRKTVQWYLDNLEWCRRVQDGSYQGERLGNTDVKDLIA, encoded by the coding sequence ATGCGCATTCTTATCACCGGCGGTGCCGGATTTATTGGCTCGGCCCTGATTCGGCACCTGATCCAGCACACTGAGCATGAAGTGCTCAACCTGGACAAGCTGACTTACGCCGGCAACCTTGAGTCGCTGGCCAGCATTGCGTCCAACAGCCGCTATGAGTTCGTCCAGGCCGATATCATCGACCAGGCCACCGTCAGCGCCGTACTGGCGCGCTTTGAGCCAGACGCGATCATGCACTTGGCGGCCGAGTCCCATGTGGACCGTTCCATCGACGGGCCGTCGGATTTTATCCAGACCAACATTGTCGGTACCTACAGCCTGCTGGAAGCCACCCGTGCCTATTGGCAGAAGCTGGCCGAACCGGCGAAGAGCGCCTTCCGTTTCCATCACATCTCCACCGACGAGGTGTACGGCGACCTGCACGGCGTGGACGATCTGTTCACCGAAACCACCCCCTACGCCCCCAGCTCGCCGTACTCGGCCAGCAAGGCAGCCTCCGACCATCTGGTCCGCGCCTGGCAGCGTACCTACGGCCTGCCGGTGCTGTTGACCAACTGCTCGAACAACTACGGGCCGTTCCACTTCCCTGAAAAGCTGATCCCACTGGTGATTCTCAACGCCCTCGCGGGCAAGCCGCTGCCGGTGTATGGCGATGGTCTGCAAGTGCGCGACTGGCTGTTCGTCGAGGACCACGCCCGTGCATTGCTCAAGGTGGTGACGACTGGGGTGGTGGGCGAGACCTACAACATCGGTGGCCACAACGAACAGAAGAATATCGACGTCGTACGCGGCATCTGTGCCCTGCTGGAAGAGCTGGCGCCACAGCGTCCGGCCGGCGTGGAAAAATTCACCGATCTGATCACTTTCGTCAAGGATCGCCCGGGCCACGACCAGCGCTACGCGATCGACGCCAGCAAAATCGAGCGCGAGCTGGGCTGGGTCCCGGAAGAAACCTTTGAGACCGGACTGCGCAAGACCGTGCAGTGGTACCTCGATAACCTGGAATGGTGCCGCAGGGTCCAGGATGGCAGCTATCAAGGTGAACGACTTGGCAATACTGACGTGAAGGATCTGATCGCATGA
- a CDS encoding aminotransferase, translating to MLLATLIHRASLPCPQLSLEQAAHLLEQHYGLSGTLQSLGSQQDLNFRIDSALGRFVLKICRGDYAPIELQAQHAALNALQANVQVRVPKVIKALNGEELLTVSVDGQPLHLRLLDYIDGQPLTHLPHLGRDVIAGFGELCGQMSLALATFTHPGLDRTLQWDPRHAQALIKHLLATLPDVVHRAALEQVAGQIEAHIGPLAAHLPWQAVHMDITDDNVVWQRDAQRHWQVQGVIDFGDLVHTWRIADLSVTCAALLHHAEGDPFAILPAIRACHAVTPLLREELRALWPLIVARAAVLVLSSEQQQRLDPDNAYLLKNAEHEWEIFHVATSVPFELMEAAILTGVGETLAELTTQEFAPLLPGLVGREFALIDLGVLSPHFEAGNWETPGIDRRLLDEAAAVHGLAASRYGQYRLSRTRPDSAVEPDTFPLHVELHLPPGTVVEAPFAGTLREGADDLLCVHDERLNLRVWGVKTLLNPGAVVVKGQILGEVHGPLTVQLCRADLEAPLFCAPSRAAAWQALCPSPAALLGLACDAEPELDPEALLARRDASFARSQKHYYVDPPRIERGWRNHLIDMQGRSYLDMLNNVAVLGHGHPRMAAVAARQWSLLNTNSRFHYAAIAEFSERLLALAPQGMDRVFLVNSGTEANDLAIRLAWAYSGGRDMLSVLEAYHGWSVAADAVSTSIADNPQALSSRPDWVHPVTAPNTYRGEFRGPDSAPDYVRSVEHNLAKIAASQRQLAGFICEPVYGNAGGISLPPGYLQQVYGLVRAQGGVCIADEVQVGYGRMGHFFWGFEEQGVVPDIITMAKGMGNGQPLGAVITRRDIAEALEAEGYFFSSSGGSPVSCRIGMAVLDVMEEEKLWENAQAVGGYFKTRLQALIEHHPLVGAVHGSGFYLGLELVRDRQTLEPATQETALLCDRLRELGVFMQPTGDYLNILKIKPPMVTTRRSVDFFVDMLSKVLDEQL from the coding sequence ATGTTGCTTGCCACATTGATCCATCGTGCCAGTCTGCCGTGCCCCCAGTTGAGCCTTGAGCAGGCGGCCCATCTGCTTGAGCAGCATTACGGCCTTAGTGGCACATTGCAATCTCTGGGCAGTCAACAAGACCTTAACTTCAGGATTGACAGCGCCTTGGGCCGCTTCGTTCTGAAAATCTGCCGGGGTGACTACGCGCCAATCGAGCTTCAGGCCCAGCATGCCGCCCTCAACGCGCTGCAGGCAAACGTACAGGTGCGGGTGCCCAAGGTGATCAAGGCCCTCAATGGCGAGGAGTTGCTGACTGTCAGCGTCGACGGGCAACCCCTGCACCTGCGGCTATTGGACTACATCGACGGCCAACCCCTGACCCATTTGCCTCACCTGGGGCGCGACGTGATCGCAGGCTTCGGCGAGCTGTGCGGGCAAATGAGCCTGGCGCTGGCAACGTTCACCCATCCCGGCCTGGACCGCACCCTGCAATGGGACCCGCGCCACGCGCAGGCGTTGATCAAGCATTTGCTGGCGACCTTGCCCGACGTCGTCCATCGCGCCGCGCTGGAACAGGTCGCCGGGCAGATCGAGGCGCATATCGGACCTTTGGCTGCGCACTTGCCCTGGCAGGCCGTGCACATGGACATCACCGACGACAATGTGGTGTGGCAGCGTGATGCGCAGCGGCACTGGCAGGTCCAGGGCGTAATCGATTTCGGCGACCTGGTGCATACCTGGCGCATTGCCGACCTGTCAGTCACCTGCGCCGCGCTGCTGCACCATGCCGAGGGCGACCCGTTTGCCATCCTGCCGGCGATCCGCGCCTGCCACGCGGTCACGCCGTTGCTGCGGGAAGAGTTGCGCGCGCTATGGCCGTTGATCGTGGCCCGCGCCGCGGTGTTGGTGCTGAGCAGCGAGCAGCAGCAACGCCTGGACCCTGATAACGCCTACCTGTTGAAGAACGCCGAGCATGAGTGGGAAATTTTCCACGTCGCGACATCGGTGCCGTTCGAATTGATGGAGGCGGCGATCCTCACTGGTGTCGGTGAGACGTTGGCAGAGTTGACCACCCAGGAATTTGCCCCGTTGCTGCCAGGGCTGGTCGGGCGGGAATTCGCCTTGATCGACCTGGGCGTACTCAGCCCGCATTTCGAGGCGGGCAACTGGGAAACGCCTGGCATTGATCGACGATTGCTGGACGAAGCTGCGGCGGTGCATGGACTGGCGGCCAGCCGTTATGGGCAATACCGGTTGTCGCGCACCCGTCCGGACAGCGCTGTGGAGCCGGACACGTTTCCCCTTCACGTCGAATTGCATCTGCCCCCTGGCACAGTGGTTGAAGCCCCTTTCGCAGGGACCCTGCGCGAGGGTGCTGACGACTTGCTGTGTGTGCATGACGAGCGACTGAACCTGCGCGTATGGGGCGTTAAAACCCTGCTCAATCCCGGTGCGGTGGTAGTAAAAGGGCAGATACTCGGTGAAGTCCACGGGCCGTTGACCGTGCAACTGTGTCGTGCCGACCTTGAGGCCCCGCTGTTCTGTGCCCCCTCCAGGGCGGCGGCGTGGCAGGCGTTGTGCCCGTCACCGGCGGCGCTGCTCGGGTTGGCCTGCGACGCCGAGCCGGAGCTGGACCCCGAGGCGCTGCTGGCCCGGCGCGACGCCAGCTTCGCCCGCTCGCAGAAGCATTACTACGTCGACCCGCCCCGTATCGAACGGGGCTGGCGCAACCACTTGATCGATATGCAGGGTCGCTCCTACCTGGACATGCTCAACAACGTGGCGGTGCTGGGCCACGGCCACCCGCGCATGGCGGCGGTGGCGGCGCGGCAGTGGTCACTGCTCAACACCAACTCGCGGTTTCACTACGCGGCGATTGCCGAGTTTTCCGAACGCCTGCTGGCGCTGGCGCCGCAGGGCATGGACCGGGTATTTCTGGTCAACAGCGGCACCGAGGCCAATGACCTGGCGATCCGCCTGGCCTGGGCCTACAGCGGCGGGCGCGACATGCTCAGTGTGCTGGAGGCTTATCACGGTTGGTCGGTGGCGGCGGACGCGGTGTCTACCTCGATTGCCGATAATCCCCAGGCGTTGAGCAGCCGCCCGGACTGGGTGCACCCGGTGACGGCGCCGAATACCTATCGTGGCGAGTTTCGCGGGCCGGACAGTGCGCCTGACTATGTACGAAGCGTGGAACATAACCTGGCGAAAATCGCCGCGAGCCAACGTCAGCTGGCGGGTTTCATCTGCGAGCCGGTGTATGGCAACGCCGGCGGTATTTCGTTGCCGCCGGGCTACTTGCAGCAGGTCTATGGGTTGGTCCGCGCCCAGGGCGGCGTGTGTATCGCCGATGAGGTACAGGTGGGCTATGGCCGCATGGGGCATTTTTTCTGGGGCTTTGAAGAGCAGGGCGTTGTGCCGGACATCATCACCATGGCCAAGGGCATGGGCAACGGGCAGCCACTGGGTGCGGTGATCACCCGTCGCGACATTGCCGAGGCCCTGGAAGCAGAGGGCTATTTTTTCTCATCATCGGGCGGTAGCCCGGTCAGTTGCCGTATCGGCATGGCGGTACTGGATGTGATGGAGGAAGAAAAACTGTGGGAAAACGCCCAGGCGGTGGGGGGATATTTCAAGACACGCCTGCAAGCGTTGATTGAGCATCATCCGTTAGTCGGTGCGGTGCACGGTTCCGGCTTCTACCTGGGGCTTGAGCTGGTACGCGACCGCCAAACCCTGGAACCTGCGACCCAGGAGACGGCGCTGTTATGCGACCGTCTGCGCGAACTGGGGGTATTCATGCAGCCGACCGGCGACTACCTGAACATCCTCAAGATCAAGCCGCCGATGGTCACTACCCGGCGCAGTGTGGATTTTTTCGTCGACATGCTGTCGAAGGTGCTCGACGAACAGTTGTAA
- the aguA gene encoding agmatine deiminase: MTTLHSTPRADGFHMPAEWAPQTQTWMIWPERPDNWRLGGKPAQAAHVAVAKAIARFEPVTVAVSAGQYENARSRLDVPNIRVVEMSSDDAWVRDTGPTFVINDSGEVRGVNWDFNAWGGFDGGLYAPWNRDSQVGGKILEIERASRYRTEGFVLEGGSIHVDGEGTLITTEECLLNRNRNPHLDRAAIEAVLSANLAVDKIIWLPDGLFNDETDGHVDNFCCYVRPGEVLLAWTDDPQDPNYARCHAAMDVLQSSTDAQGRSFTVHKMPIPGPLYATEEECAGVDPVDGSQERNPSVRLAGSYVNFLIVNGGIIAPSFDDPLDHQAKQILQNLFPQHEVVMVPGRELLLGGGNIHCLTQQQPAPQRN, from the coding sequence ATGACCACCCTGCACAGCACGCCTCGCGCCGACGGCTTTCATATGCCCGCCGAATGGGCGCCACAGACCCAGACCTGGATGATCTGGCCCGAGCGCCCGGACAACTGGCGCCTGGGCGGCAAGCCGGCGCAGGCGGCTCATGTGGCCGTGGCCAAAGCCATCGCGCGGTTCGAACCGGTGACCGTCGCGGTTTCCGCCGGCCAGTACGAGAACGCCCGCAGCCGCCTCGACGTGCCGAATATCCGCGTGGTGGAGATGTCCAGCGACGACGCCTGGGTGCGGGACACCGGTCCGACATTCGTGATCAACGACAGCGGCGAAGTGCGCGGTGTGAACTGGGATTTCAACGCCTGGGGCGGGTTTGACGGCGGTTTGTATGCGCCGTGGAACCGCGACTCACAAGTGGGAGGCAAGATTCTCGAGATCGAGCGCGCCTCACGTTACCGCACCGAAGGCTTTGTGCTGGAGGGCGGTTCCATTCACGTCGACGGCGAAGGTACCCTGATCACCACCGAAGAGTGCCTGTTAAACCGCAACCGCAATCCGCACCTGGATCGCGCAGCCATTGAAGCGGTACTCAGCGCCAACCTGGCTGTGGATAAGATCATCTGGTTGCCGGATGGCCTGTTCAACGACGAAACCGACGGCCATGTGGATAACTTCTGCTGCTACGTGCGCCCCGGTGAAGTGCTGCTGGCCTGGACCGACGACCCGCAAGACCCGAATTACGCGCGCTGCCATGCCGCCATGGACGTACTGCAAAGCAGCACTGACGCCCAGGGCCGCTCGTTCACGGTGCACAAGATGCCGATTCCAGGGCCGCTGTACGCCACCGAGGAAGAATGTGCCGGTGTCGATCCGGTGGACGGGAGCCAGGAACGTAATCCGAGCGTGCGCTTGGCCGGCTCCTACGTGAACTTCCTGATCGTCAACGGCGGCATCATCGCGCCGAGCTTCGACGACCCGCTGGACCACCAGGCCAAGCAGATCCTGCAGAACCTGTTCCCGCAACACGAAGTAGTGATGGTGCCGGGCCGCGAACTGTTACTGGGGGGCGGCAACATACACTGCCTGACCCAGCAGCAGCCCGCCCCGCAGAGAAATTGA